The following nucleotide sequence is from Deltaproteobacteria bacterium.
TAATTGATGTGGGAGGGGAATCTTCGAGGCCGGGAGCAGAAGCAGTGTTAATTGAAGAAGAAATAGCAAGGGTAATTCCAGTAATAAATAGCTTAGCAAGCCGTGTAAGCGTTCCGATTTCAATTGACACAACAAAGGCAGAGGTTGCCAAAAGAGCTATTGAAAACGGTGCAGAAATTGTCAATGATATAAGTGCTATGAGTTTTGATCCACGGATGTCAGATGTAATTGCCGATACGGGAGCTGCAATTATTCTTATGCACATGAGGCGAACTCCTCTTGACATGCAGAAAGGAGATTTATCGTATAAGTCTCTCCTTGGAGATATTATTGAATATTTGAGAGAAAAAATGGAAATAGCTTATATGGCCGGCATATCTATCGAAAATGTTATGATCGATCCCGGTTTTGGTTTTGGGAAAAATGGAGAAGACAATATCAAGTTATTAAAATATCTCTCAGAGTTCAAGGTGCTGGGAAGGCCTATTGTAACAGGTGTATCACGGAAATCTTTTATTGGCAAAATAACGGGGGGCGGACCTTTGGAGCGTTTAGAAGGAACTGCTGCTGCAGTGACGGCAGCCATCTTGAATGGGTCAACTGTTGTCAGGATACATGATGTGAAATATATGAAAAAGGTCGCTAAAATCGCCGATGCAATTGTAGGGGCATAATCTTGTTGATTTCGTAGCGAAATGTGTAAATTGGATTGAAAGATGATTTATGGAATAGGAACGGATTTTGTCGAAGTTTCAAGGATTGAAAAAATCCTGCAAAAATGGGGAGAGAAATTTACCGGGAGGGTATACTCAAAGGGCGAAATAGATTATTGTCACAACAAGGCTTTCCCCGCGATGCACTTTGCAGCACGGTTCGCCGTAAAAGAGTCTTTTCTGAAATCTCTTGGCATTGGATTGGGCATGGGGGTAAAATTAAGAGACATTGAAGTTATTAACAACTTACGGGGAAAACCGATGCTGAAAATAAATGAAAGAATAGAAGGTATCATTGATAAATTCGGTATAACCGCCATACACATAAGTATAACTCATACAAAAGAACACGCGCACGCTATAGTTGTTCTTGAGAAGTGAAATAAACCACACAAGGGTTAGGCTTACGCTGGAATGTTGGTTTTATTGTCTCATATGTCTTAGAAAATATGAATGAAGATACCTCACATATGACTGTGATTTCCCGGAATCCGGAAGAAACTATTTTTATAGGAAAGATCATAGGAGAAAATCTTAGCATCCAGGATGTAGTTGCTCTCATTGGTGAGTTAGGCGCAGGGAAAACGTGCCTTACACAAGGTATCGCCCGCGGTGTCGGAGTACCGAATCTGTACCCGATAACAAGTCCCTCATTTACACTGATAAATGAGTACCAGGGAAGAGTGATCCTCTATCATTTTGATCTGTATCGATTAACAGGATCTCATGACATTGAAGATATGGGATATGAGGAGTATCTTTTTGGAGACGGAATTTGCGTTATTGAATGGGCAGACAAAATTAGAGATATTCTTCCCATTAATACTTTATTTATTTCCTTAAAGTATCTTAATGAAAATGAGAGGGAAATGATTTTATCTGGAAAAAAGACAAAAGTGGATCATATTTTTACTGCATTTAAAAACGGAGGATTTTAGTTGATGGCTCTTGTCGTACAAAAATACGGTGGCACATCAGTTGCCGATATTAATAAAATGGAGAGTGTGGCCAGAAAAATAATAAAATCAAAAGAAGAAGGAAATGACGTTGTCGTTGTAGTATCGGCCATGGCTGGGGAGACAGACAGGCTCATACAATTAGCTCAAAAAGCGGCTGATGAGCCCGATGAAAGGGAATTTGATTCACTTGTTTCAATAGGAGAGCAAGTTACTATCACCTTACTATCAATTATTTTAAACAAATTGGGATATAGGTCAAAATCTCTGCTGGGTTTTCAGGTCAAGATACTTACTGATCAGGCTTATAAAAAAGCGAGGATTATAAAAATAGACACAAACAAAATAGCTAAAGAACTTAAAATGGGAACCATTGTCGTTGTTGCCGGCTTTCAAGGTGTAGACGAGGAAAACAATATTACGACCCTCGGAAGAGGAGGTTCCGATACTAGCGCTGTTGCACTCGCAGCAGCTTTGAAGGCAGATGTCTGTGATATATATACTGATGTTGACGGGGTTTACACAGCGGATCCAAACATATGCAGTAAGGCAAGAAGGTTAAGTAAGATTTCCTATGATGAAATGCTTGAGATGGCAAGGGCAGGGGCTAAAGTACTTCAGCCCCGCTCAGTAGAATTGGCGAAAAAATTTAATGTGCCTGTTTGTGTAAGGTCTTCTTTTTCTGATGGAGGAGGTACACTGGTGACAAAGGAGGATGAAGAAATGGAAAGAGAAGTAGTATGTGGGGTAACATATGATCGTGATCAGGCGAAAATCACCGTAGTTCACGTTCCTGACAGGCCGGGTATTGCAGCTCGTCTATTTACACCATTAGCACATCATAATATCGTGGTTGATATGATTATACAGAACGCAAGCATAGAAGCTTATACAGATTTAACGTTTACTGTCTCACGTAAAGACATCAAGAAATCGTATGAGCTCATTGAAGAAGTAGCAAAAGAAATCGGTGCAAAAAAGATAGAAATTGATGATGATGTGACTAAAGTATCCATTATCGGAGTGGGAATGATTAGTCATTCAGGAGTTGCTGCCAAGATGTTCTCGGCTTTATCCGGGGAAGGAATAAATATATTGATGATCAGTACTTCTGAGATTAAGATTTCATGCGTTATACAGGCAAAATATACAGAACTTGCCGTGTCAGCCCTGCATGATGCTTTCGGTTTGGATAAAGAGCGATAACCATGACGTAAGTTGTATTAAATGAGTATGAGCATAACAGGTAAACAATTTGACGGAGCAATCGTCATAGTTGTCATGACGGCAATTATATATATAATTGCTTATTATTTTCCTCTTTTTCAACCTCGAATATGCCTCATTCCTTTTGGAGATAAGACTTCTGGCCCCATAATCGTTGAAATCATCGGTGATCACGTGCATAACGGTATTTATCATATGGGCGAGAAAGCAAAAGCCTACGATCTTCTCTTTGCAGCCGGAGTCAGAAATCTCGATGGGTTTGATAAAAAAAACCTCAATACAACGCTTTCATCTGGTAAATCAGTTTTTATAGAATCAGGCAATCAACTCAATATAACAGAAATGAACAATGCAAAAAAGCTGGCATGCAATATTCCTATAGATATCAATAAAGCCTCACTTGATGATCTCATTATGATTCCCGGAATTGGTGAAAAGACGGCATGGCAGATAATTCAATTAAGAAAAAAATATGGAAGCTTTAAAAAAATTGATGATTTGATGGCTATACGCGGCATCAAGGAGAAAAAAATTACAAAATTGAAGGGGTATTTCTATATAGATCAGATTTCGTAAAACTAAAGGACATTATTCGCCTGTCGAACTAATATTATCGTTTCTTTATCTGAATTTATCGAGGTAACTCATTACCCTTCGGACATATACCTGTGTTTCACGGTAGGGGGGGATTCCCCGGTGCCTAATTACTGCATTCTCGCCTGCATTATAGGCTGCAAGAGCTAATGGGAGATTGCCGTTAAAGTAATTCAATAGATACCGAAGATATTTTACACCACCTTCAATATTGTTTTCGGGATGGAAGGAATCCTTCACCTGCAGAGAAGATGCAGTTGCCGGCATCAATTGCATTAGACCCTTGGCGCCTTTACGAGAAACTGCCCTGTGATTGAAATTTGATTCCGCCTTGATGATTGCTTTAATTAAGGCGGGTTCTACATTATGCTTTTCCGATGCCTTTATAATAAGGTGATCATAACTTGATATATTGTCTCCTAACTTTTTATCCAAAAGGATACGCTTCTCTCTCATGACAAGAATGTATTTAGCACCGGCGTCAGTCGGTACATTGGTTAAATGGACAACACCCTCTGCGTCAATGTATTTGTATATATCAGCAAGGGCGGAAGAGGGAAAGGTTAAGAGTATGGCCAATGACGTCAGGACGAAAAATCGCATGGTATCCTTATCTTTGATCATTTGGGAAATAATATAAAATATGATTCTGATGACCACCATGACTTCATATACTACTACACGAAAGCTTTGAATTCAAGTATTTAATTCAAATATTCTTTATTTTTCATTATTCTTGACAGTGGCTGGGCATGGTGATAATGATAACAATTAATGAAATTATTAATCATGTGTCGGGGCGTAGCGCAGCTTGGTAGCGTATCTGAATGGGGTTCAGAGGGTCGGAGGTTCAAATCCTCTCGCCCCGACCATTGAATATTTAGAGAATTCATCTGTTACTGTAATTTAATATCGTTCACTTTTAAATCACATATAAAATTCAAAATCCCTTGACCTCAATGATATTATCCCCATCGCGAATAATAAAATTTTATTGTCTTGATAAATTTCTTAATTATCTATAAAAACCACGCGTTAAAATATCCATAGTACAGGTTAATGTTATATAATATTTTCACATTATTTAATTCTTTTTATTATGCTGAAAGTAAAACAATTCCGTCATAATTTAGATAATTTAGGTTATCTTATATACGGACAAAATCAAGCTATTGCCATTGACGGCGGTGCAGTTAAAGAAATTTGCGCTTTTATTGAAAACCGGAAATTAGAGCTTCTTTTTGTTACGAACACACATGGACACGCAGATCATACTATCGGGAACATCTCTCTTCTCCATGAAACACATGCTCGACTTTTGCGACATGAAGAAATTGTTAACATGGGGGCGATAGAATTAGAGAAACAAAAAATTACCATCTATAATACCCCCGGACATACAGATGATTCCGTATGTTTTCATTTTGATGTCAGCTTAATTACGGGAGATACACTTTTTAATGGCACCGTCGGGAATTGTTTTTCGGGCAATTTGAAAAATTTCTATCAATCAATAAAAAATATTATGAACTTATCACAAGACACGATAATTTATCCTGGCCATGATTACGTGCAGGACTCGATGCAGTATGCAAGAGCTATCGAACCGGATAACAATGATATAGAAACCTTTTTGAATAATTATAACCCGAATCATGTTTTTTCAACATTGATGGAGGAGTTAAAAGTTAATCCTTACCTTCGTTTTAATGAGAATGGTATTATCGATCTTTTAAAAAAGCATGGTCTTCCTTGGAAAACTGAATTGCAGCGATGGCAATCTTTGATGGCAATGGAATAGTCAACATGAGAGTCAGATTATTTTTTTATCTCAGTGTTAGACGATATGATTTTACCTTCATTACGGGATTGTACGATTTTTTAGATTGAGCAAGATTAGGAAGGTTCATATCGCTTTCCTTGTTGATATACTTATAGCCTTTAAATAGGTGCTTAGAACATTCATTATCAAGGAATTGATAGAGCCCTTTTATATGAGGGTAGGCCTTTTCAAAATTAAGCACTCCCATATTATCTGTAAGGATTGAGCTGATTCCAAAAGCACTTACCACACTATCTATACGGATAAGAAGGCCCCTAGCCTCCAAAGTATCTATATTGTTCAGAGCAGCTGTTGTTGCCATCTTTTCACAGGCAAGGTCCTCATTCTGATCCAAATCACACTTGCGCAAATCGCACCATTCTTGCAAGAAATTCAGACAATCCTTAACGTTATCTGGACTTATCATTTCTATCTCAACTTTGCCTCTCTCAAGGTATGTCTTGTAAAACTGGTGGATCAAATTCCTCTGCTTAATGTATTTATTTCCCTTCAAGTGCACAAGATCTTCCGTCAGATAAATGTAATCATCGAATTTTGTCTGTGCAATCACCGTGAAATAGAATTCAATCTCTTTGCGGTCGTACTTCAGGAGGAAATCCTCCGGTATGAACCAGTAGCTTGAAAATCCAAGTTTCTTTGCAATAACAAAAAGATATTCAGGTGTAATTTTCTCTGTTGGGGATATTGGCAGAATAAGATGGTTATCTTCAGGTTTGTTGTATGATTTGTTGCCTATAATTAATGTGTTATTTTCTATGGTATAATGAGCGATAAGCTTTGGGTTGCTCCATACAATGAGCGATAAAAGTGAATAGGTACTTAAACGGTTTTGTTGATTCTCAAAAAAAACCTTCAGTTTTTTATAATCCGTAACGTCTAATTGTTTTAATATCATAAAGAATTTAAGTAATAGTGTGAAGCTCAAGTCGAAGTTTCAATAAATTTAGCATGATAATATTTCTAAAGTAATATAAAATGTATGATCTTCATGTCAAGCCTGATTACAAATATATCAAAATTCCTCATGAATGTATTATAAAAGCATGGTGATATTAAAAAGATCAATATTGACGATGCAAATAAAGTAAGTAATGAGAATCGAAAGATGGCGTTGTAAAAATGGAGATGGTCAGTTCTATAAATAGCCGTTGACATTCTACCATGTAATGAATATATAGAAAAGATTAGCCTAATGAGCGAGAGTGGCGGAATTGGCAGACGCACTGGACTTAGGATCCAGCCCGCCTGAGCGGATAGGGGTTCAAATCCCCTCTCTCGCACCAGATATGACGAAGAGAATATAAAAATAATTAAAGAGGTTGATATCACCGTGTCGGAAACTACAATGGCTGTAAGAGTAGAAGATGTAAGTCCTGTACAAAAGAAGCTGTTATTTGATATTTCATGGTTAGAAGTTAAAAATGAACTCGAAGCAGTTTACAAAGATGTGGGGAAAAAAGCCAATGTTAAAGGCTTCAGACAGGGAAAAATACCAAGGAATATTTTAGAATCTCTCTATAAAGAATCTGCTGAAGAAGAAGCAATATCTAATCTCATAAATAGATATTATTGGGAAGCTTTAAAAGAAAATAATATTGCTGCCGTTGCTCAACCAGAGATAGAGCAAGAGGGAATAGAAGCGGAGAAAAATTTCACTTTCACCGCAACCGTCGAAGTTGAACCAATTATTGAACCAAATGGTTATATCGGTCTTGAGCTTGAAAAAGAGGAACACGAAGTTGGGGATTCCGACGTTGAGACGAGACTCCAGGAAGTTCGTGAGATGTTCAGTACTATGGAAGAGATGGAAGCCGACAGGGGAATAAATGAAGGTGATTTTGCTGTCATTGATTTTGAAGGTACCCTCAATGGGAACCTCATTAAAGAGATGAAAGCAGATAATTATCTTTTGGAAATCGGCTCGAAAACATTCGTGCCCGGTTTTGAGGAAAAAATGATAGGTATGAAAAAGGGTCAGGCGGAACAAATAAAAATTAAAATGCCTGATGATTATCATGCGAAGAAGTTGGCGGGAGAAGAAGTCGTATTTTCAGTACTATTAAAAAATATAAAAGAAAAAATATTGCCTGAAATTGATGAAAAATTTATTCATAATTTTGATAAATATGAGACATTGGATGATCTAAAAAGAGATATTAGAAAGACACTCGAAGAGGAAAATATTGCCAGGTCAAATTCGGCTTTCAAAAATCAGATAATTGACAAACTATTGAAAAAAAATGAATTTGAAGTGCCGCTGTCATTCGTAAATAGACAGGTCTCATACATGATCGAGGATATGCAAAGAAGGATGGCTGCGCGAGGTATCAAGCGCCAGGAGGCATCTGAACTATACGATAAATTTTATCAGATCTATAAAGATGAAGCCAAGAGGATTGTAAGAACGATCCTTCTTATGAAAAGCATTGCTGAGAAAGAATCTATTACCGTATCTGAACAGGAAATTGACGAGAAGATTAAGGAACTCGCCAATCAACGGGCACAAAGCTATGATTCTTTAAGAAAATCTTTAGAAGAAGGCAATATGATCGAAGACATAAAAAATGAAATTATCAATACAAAATTATTTACCTTCATAGAAGACAAAGCGAAAGTAATAATCGCTAAAAAATAACAATAAGGAGGGCGAAAAATGCCCTTAATTCCAATGGTAATTGAACAGGATGGAAGGGGTGAAAGAGCCTTTGATATTTATTCAAGGCTTTTAAAAGACAGGATTATTTTTCTTGGTACGGCAATTGACGATGATGTTGCAAATCTTGTTATTGCCCAGATGCTCTATCTCGAATCTGATGATCCCGATAAGGATATATTCTTTTACCTGAACTCACCTGGAGGTAACGTTAGTTCGGGAATGGCGATCTATGATACTATGCAGTATATTAAGCCTCACGTCTGTACGGTTTGCATGGGTCAGGCAGCAAGTATGGGAGCGTTACTCCTTGCTGCTGGTGAGAAAGGGAGAAGAACTGCCCTTCCGCATTCAAGGATATTGATTCATCAACCGCTCGGTGGATTCTATGGTCAAGCAACTGACATAGATATACAGGCACGCGAGATATTACGTATGAAAGAAGAATTAAATCATATTCTTGCAGATCTGACAAATAAACCTCTTGAGAAGATACAGAAGGACACAGAGAGGGATTATTACATGACGTGTGAACAGGCAAAGGAATACGGCATTATCGATGAGATTATTTTAAAAAGGCAATAAAAAAAATAAAGAGGTATTTTAAATGGTTAGACGGAACAAAGATAACCAGGGAGGTCAGGGCATTTTATTCTGTTCATTTTGTGGTAAGAATCAGAATGAAGTGAGAAAGTTAGTTGCCGGACCAGCTGCATATATATGCGATGAATGTATTGAACTTTGTAGGTGTATCGTCGAAGAAGAATGTGAACCGACTATTAATGAAGAATTCCAGAAGGGCATACCGGATCCGAGGAGCATAAAAAAGTTTCTGGATCAGTATGTAATTGGGCAGGAAAGGCCTAAAAGAGTTCTTTCTGTGGCTGTTTATAATCACTACAGGAGGTTGTTCTCTAATGTAGATTTGGACGGCGTTGAAATACAAAAAAGTAATATTTTATTGATCGGACCTACCGGGTCGGGTAAAACACTTCTCGCAAAAACCTTGGCAAAGCTTCTTAATGTTCCGTTTACCATTGCCGACGCGACAACACTTACAGAAGCAGGGTATGTGGGAGAAGATGTTGAAAACATTATACTTAGTCTCCTGCAGAATGCCGATTACGATGTTGAGAAGGCTTCTAAGGGTATTGTGTATATTGATGAAATTGATAAGATTGCGAAGAAATCGGGAAATCCTTCAATTACAAGAGACGTTTCCGGTGAAGGGGTTCAACAAGCCCTTCTCAAGATTATAGAAGGAACGATGGCAAATGTACCACCAAAAGGAGGTAGAAAACATCCTCAGCAGGAATTTATCCAAGTGGACACAACGAATATATTATTCATTTGCGGCGGAGCTTTTAACGATTTAGAAGACATCATCTCTAAGAGACTCAATGCATCAACCATGGGCTTTGGTGCAGATATTAAAAGTAAACGGTACAAAAAGGTAGGGAATCTTTTATCGGATGTTCGGCCGGAAGATTTGTTAAAATTTGGCATGATTCCAGAATTCATTGGACGTTTACCGGTAATCGCTACATTGAATGAATTGGAACAGGATGAGCTGGTAAGAATTCTCATTGAACCCAAAGACGCTATTACAAAACAATATAAAGTGTTATTTGAGCTCGAGAATGTTAAACTTAAATGTACGGATGGGGCCCTCAGAGCAATAGCTAAATTATCTGTTGAAAGAAAGTCGGGTGCTCGAGGACTTCGATCAGTTTTAGAAAATACAATGCTTGATATCATGTATGACTTACCATCTCGAAATGATGTAAGGGAATGTGTTATCACCGAAGATGTTGTTATGAATAAAGAAAAACCAATATTAATCTTTGAAACAAAATCTGAAACTGCTTAGAATGAAATTATAAATTATGGGAAAGAGAATTATGTTTGATTTTTTGAAAAATAAGGAAGACGATTATACGAAAACCACAATTCCCTTATTGCCGTTGAGAGATGTCGTTGTTTTTCCGCATATGATTGTGCCGCTTTTTGTAGGCAGAGAAAAATCCATTGCCGCGCTCGAGTCTGCAATGAAAACTGAAAGAGGCATATTCATGGTAGCACAGAAGAATGCTCAGAAGGATGAACCAACCGAAAATGATATATATAAAGTCGGTTGCATAGGCGTTATTATTCAGCTATTAAGGCTTCCCGACGGGACAGTTAAAGTACTTGTTGAAGGAAAGAAAAGGGGAATTATTAAAGAATACTTACCTAATGAAGATTTCTTCACGGTTAATGTCGAAGAAATTCAGGATGTCGATGAAAAAAATCAGGTAAAGACTGAAGCCTTAACGAGAAATATACGAGACTCATTTGAAACTTATGCGAAACTCAGTAAGAAAGTCCATATGGAGATGGTCAGCACAATATCGACGATAGACAACCCTTCGAAATTAGCGGATGTTGTCATATCTCACATAAACCTTAAACTTGAAGAAAAACAAAAATTATTGGAGCTTTTCAACATCAATGACCGGCTTGAATCTGTATACGAGCTCATGCTCGGCGAGATTGAGATTATGGAGGTTGAAGAAAAGATAAAGCGAAGGGTCAAAAAGCAAATGGAGAAGACCCAGAAAGACTATTACCTGAATGAGCAAATGCGAGCCATCCAGAAAGAAATGGGTGAGAAGGATGAATTTAGAAATGAAATAGCCGAACTGGAAAAAAGGCTGAAACAAAAAAAATTATCTGAAGAGGCATTTAAGAAGGTTAAGCATGAGATAAAGAAGCTACAAATGATGGCTCCCATGTCTGCCGAGGCAACGGTAGTGAGGAATTATATTGATTGGTTATTGGATATGCCCTGGTCTGAAAAGACATTGAACAATCACACTCTTAAAGAATCAGAGATCATTCTGGACGAAGATCACTACGGCTTGAAACAGGTCAAGGAAAGGATACTCGAATACCTTGCTGTTCAGTCTCTGGTGAAAAAAAATAAAGGACCTATCCTTTGCTTCGTTGGTCCGCCAGGGGTTGGAAAAACTTCTGTGGCCAAATCAGTTGCCCGGGCGACAAATAGAAAATTTGTGAGGATTTCACTTGGCGGCGTTAGAGACGAAGCCGAAATTAGAGGACACAGAAGAACCTATATAGGAGCCTTACCCGGAAAGATCATTCAGCTTATGAAAAAAGCAGGGTCGAATAATCCTGTATTTTGCCTCGACGAAGTAGATAAACTTAGTTCTGATTTCAGAGGAGATCCTTCATCAGCACTGCTCGAAGTACTTGACCCAGAACAAAATAATTCCTTTAACGATAATTACTTAGAGGTTGATTATGATCTTTCTGATGTAATGTTTATAACAACGGCAAATATTCTTCAGACGATACCTGCACCTTTACAGGACAGAATGGAAGTGATTCGCCTTGCCGGCTATACCGAACCGGAAAAGTTAGGTATAGCCAAAAAATTTCTTGTTGCAAAAGAAATGGAAGCTAATGGTCTTACGAAGGATACCATATGTTTTTCCGATGGGGCTTTATTGACCATTATCAGACAGTATACGAGGGAAGCCGGGGTCAGAAACCTCGAAAGGGAAATTGCATCAATATGTAGAAAAGTTGCAAAGAAAATAGTTATAGATGGCGCAAACAGTCAGGTCAGGATCAATTCAAAAGCAATTGCTAAATATCTTGGTGTGCCAAAATTCAGACATGGAGAAACTGAGGGAAAAGATGAAATCGGTTTGTGTATCGGCTTGGCGTGGACAGAAGTCGGAGGGGAGCTTCTTGTTGTTGAATCTTCTCTCATGAAAGGAACTGGCAAAATGGCCATGACGGGTAAATTGGGTGATGTAATGCAGGAGTCTGTACAGGCGGCACTTACATACGTCCGTGCCAGAGCGAAACAATTCGGTTTGGATGAAAATTTTTATAAAGAGACTGACGTCCATGTACATGTACCAGAAGGTGCCATTCCCAAGGATGGGCCATCTGCTGGGATTGCCGTTGTAACTTCTATTGCTTCAGCTTTCATGAAGAGAAAGGTCCGCGGAGATCTGGCTATGACCGGGGAAATTACACTCAGAGGCAGGGTATTGCCCATCGGAGGATTGAAAGAAAAGCTTCTCGCTGCACATCGCGGAAATTTAAAAACTGTAATTATTCCCAAAGATAACGAAAAGGATCTCGCAGACGTTCCAAGTAATGTTTTAAAAGCCCTTGAAATTATCTCTGTCGAGCATATGGATGAGGTTTTGAAAGCAGCTCTTCTGCCTGATGACAAAGTCAAAGATTATTCAGAAGCTGAGGAGGAGAAGTCAATTCGTATACCTTCAATTCAGTTAACGGAGGGAGTTCATCCTCTGGAGCATAGTGATACGATAGAGCAGCAAAGCTATTTATTGCTTGACAACAATAAATTCAACTGTTAGTAATTCAAGATAAGTAATTTTAGGCGGGTAGCTCAGCTGGGAGAGCGCCACGCTTACACCGTGGAAGTCACAGGTTCGAGCCCTGTTCCGCCTACCAGTAGAAAAATGGGTGAACTCCTTTATATATACTCTATTCCTTATCGAGGAATAAGGTATTG
It contains:
- the folP gene encoding dihydropteroate synthase — protein: MLRKIGVDPYGIEAMLPKMMHLNILLEDIKCNVANIIKQEMLSIGGDAAVSRSSVSCSVKETDVVIMGTIKQILRFSDKISVQPLGLSNISKDIKQLLSNISKDLFILKTCKRGMVLGNRTQLMGILNVTPDSFSDGGLFKVPEDAIEYGIRMVEEGADIIDVGGESSRPGAEAVLIEEEIARVIPVINSLASRVSVPISIDTTKAEVAKRAIENGAEIVNDISAMSFDPRMSDVIADTGAAIILMHMRRTPLDMQKGDLSYKSLLGDIIEYLREKMEIAYMAGISIENVMIDPGFGFGKNGEDNIKLLKYLSEFKVLGRPIVTGVSRKSFIGKITGGGPLERLEGTAAAVTAAILNGSTVVRIHDVKYMKKVAKIADAIVGA
- the acpS gene encoding holo-ACP synthase, which produces MIYGIGTDFVEVSRIEKILQKWGEKFTGRVYSKGEIDYCHNKAFPAMHFAARFAVKESFLKSLGIGLGMGVKLRDIEVINNLRGKPMLKINERIEGIIDKFGITAIHISITHTKEHAHAIVVLEK
- the tsaE gene encoding tRNA (adenosine(37)-N6)-threonylcarbamoyltransferase complex ATPase subunit type 1 TsaE, which produces MTVISRNPEETIFIGKIIGENLSIQDVVALIGELGAGKTCLTQGIARGVGVPNLYPITSPSFTLINEYQGRVILYHFDLYRLTGSHDIEDMGYEEYLFGDGICVIEWADKIRDILPINTLFISLKYLNENEREMILSGKKTKVDHIFTAFKNGGF
- a CDS encoding aspartate kinase, with translation MALVVQKYGGTSVADINKMESVARKIIKSKEEGNDVVVVVSAMAGETDRLIQLAQKAADEPDEREFDSLVSIGEQVTITLLSIILNKLGYRSKSLLGFQVKILTDQAYKKARIIKIDTNKIAKELKMGTIVVVAGFQGVDEENNITTLGRGGSDTSAVALAAALKADVCDIYTDVDGVYTADPNICSKARRLSKISYDEMLEMARAGAKVLQPRSVELAKKFNVPVCVRSSFSDGGGTLVTKEDEEMEREVVCGVTYDRDQAKITVVHVPDRPGIAARLFTPLAHHNIVVDMIIQNASIEAYTDLTFTVSRKDIKKSYELIEEVAKEIGAKKIEIDDDVTKVSIIGVGMISHSGVAAKMFSALSGEGINILMISTSEIKISCVIQAKYTELAVSALHDAFGLDKER
- a CDS encoding helix-hairpin-helix domain-containing protein; amino-acid sequence: MSMSITGKQFDGAIVIVVMTAIIYIIAYYFPLFQPRICLIPFGDKTSGPIIVEIIGDHVHNGIYHMGEKAKAYDLLFAAGVRNLDGFDKKNLNTTLSSGKSVFIESGNQLNITEMNNAKKLACNIPIDINKASLDDLIMIPGIGEKTAWQIIQLRKKYGSFKKIDDLMAIRGIKEKKITKLKGYFYIDQIS
- a CDS encoding lytic transglycosylase domain-containing protein; protein product: MVVIRIIFYIISQMIKDKDTMRFFVLTSLAILLTFPSSALADIYKYIDAEGVVHLTNVPTDAGAKYILVMREKRILLDKKLGDNISSYDHLIIKASEKHNVEPALIKAIIKAESNFNHRAVSRKGAKGLMQLMPATASSLQVKDSFHPENNIEGGVKYLRYLLNYFNGNLPLALAAYNAGENAVIRHRGIPPYRETQVYVRRVMSYLDKFR
- a CDS encoding hydroxyacylglutathione hydrolase; translation: MLKVKQFRHNLDNLGYLIYGQNQAIAIDGGAVKEICAFIENRKLELLFVTNTHGHADHTIGNISLLHETHARLLRHEEIVNMGAIELEKQKITIYNTPGHTDDSVCFHFDVSLITGDTLFNGTVGNCFSGNLKNFYQSIKNIMNLSQDTIIYPGHDYVQDSMQYARAIEPDNNDIETFLNNYNPNHVFSTLMEELKVNPYLRFNENGIIDLLKKHGLPWKTELQRWQSLMAME
- a CDS encoding phosphatidylglycerol lysyltransferase domain-containing protein — protein: MSFTLLLKFFMILKQLDVTDYKKLKVFFENQQNRLSTYSLLSLIVWSNPKLIAHYTIENNTLIIGNKSYNKPEDNHLILPISPTEKITPEYLFVIAKKLGFSSYWFIPEDFLLKYDRKEIEFYFTVIAQTKFDDYIYLTEDLVHLKGNKYIKQRNLIHQFYKTYLERGKVEIEMISPDNVKDCLNFLQEWCDLRKCDLDQNEDLACEKMATTAALNNIDTLEARGLLIRIDSVVSAFGISSILTDNMGVLNFEKAYPHIKGLYQFLDNECSKHLFKGYKYINKESDMNLPNLAQSKKSYNPVMKVKSYRLTLR
- the tig gene encoding trigger factor — protein: MAVRVEDVSPVQKKLLFDISWLEVKNELEAVYKDVGKKANVKGFRQGKIPRNILESLYKESAEEEAISNLINRYYWEALKENNIAAVAQPEIEQEGIEAEKNFTFTATVEVEPIIEPNGYIGLELEKEEHEVGDSDVETRLQEVREMFSTMEEMEADRGINEGDFAVIDFEGTLNGNLIKEMKADNYLLEIGSKTFVPGFEEKMIGMKKGQAEQIKIKMPDDYHAKKLAGEEVVFSVLLKNIKEKILPEIDEKFIHNFDKYETLDDLKRDIRKTLEEENIARSNSAFKNQIIDKLLKKNEFEVPLSFVNRQVSYMIEDMQRRMAARGIKRQEASELYDKFYQIYKDEAKRIVRTILLMKSIAEKESITVSEQEIDEKIKELANQRAQSYDSLRKSLEEGNMIEDIKNEIINTKLFTFIEDKAKVIIAKK
- the clpP gene encoding ATP-dependent Clp endopeptidase proteolytic subunit ClpP, which gives rise to MPLIPMVIEQDGRGERAFDIYSRLLKDRIIFLGTAIDDDVANLVIAQMLYLESDDPDKDIFFYLNSPGGNVSSGMAIYDTMQYIKPHVCTVCMGQAASMGALLLAAGEKGRRTALPHSRILIHQPLGGFYGQATDIDIQAREILRMKEELNHILADLTNKPLEKIQKDTERDYYMTCEQAKEYGIIDEIILKRQ